A region of Gracilinanus agilis isolate LMUSP501 chromosome 3, AgileGrace, whole genome shotgun sequence DNA encodes the following proteins:
- the ANAPC13 gene encoding anaphase-promoting complex subunit 13 yields MDSEVQRDGRILDLIDDAWREDKLPYEDVAIPLNELPEPEQDNGGTTESVKEQEMKWTDLALQYLHENIPPAGN; encoded by the exons ATGGACAGTGAGGTACAGAGGGATGGAAGAATTCTGGATTTGATTGATGATGCTTGGAGAGAAGATAAGCTGCCCTATGAAGATGTTGCAATACCACTG AATGAGCTTCCTGAACCAGAACAAGACAATGGTGGCACAACGGAATCTGTCAAAGAACAAGAAATGAAGTGGACTGACTTAGCTTTGCAGTATCTACATGAAAACATTCCCCCAGCAGGAAATTAA